Below is a window of Culturomica massiliensis DNA.
GTCTGCATCCCGCAACATCTGTTTGATAACGATCTTTTTATAATTTTTCAGGCTATCGTCCGTCTCGTCGTACACCTCGTCTACAATCTGAAAATAGAAAAATACCGACCAGAAAGCCATAATTATTAAAACGACAATTGCCAAACGTCCTATTGTATAGTGAATCAGTTTCATACTTAAAAATCAGTCCCCTTTTGTATTCATTTTATATCCGAAACCGTAAACGGCTTTTATTTCCGGCAAAGCTCCCGCTGTTTTCATCTTCTTTCTCAGGTTCTTTACCTGAGAATAAATAAAATCAAAACTATCCGCTTGATCTATACAATCCCCCCAGACAGCCTCGGCTAAAGCTTCCTTATGAATCAAACGATCCGGATTCGTCACAAAATAATAAAGCAGATCAAATTCTTTTCTATTCAGCACCAATTCAGCATCATTGACAAAAACAATATGCCGGTCGGGAAAAACATGCAAATTTTCCAATACAATAGACACATCACCGTCATTTTGCTTACGCCGGATAACAGATTTCACCCGGGCATGCAGTTCCGCCAGATGGAAAGGTTTAGCCAGATAATCGTCCGCCCCCAGATCCAATCCGGTCACTTTATCTTCAATCGAATCCTTGGCTGAAATAATGATAACGCTTTCTTTCTTACGCATTTTTTTCAACTCTTCCAACAAAGCCAGACCGTTTCCATCCGGTAGCATAATATCCAACAACACACAGTCGTAATCATAATCATTCAGCTTTTCCATAGCTGTCCGGTAATCTGCCGCCCACTCCGCAATAAACCGTTCCTTCTCCAGGGAACGCACAATTGTTCCCCGCAAACTATCTTCATCTTCAATAACAAGCACTTTCATATCTTTCCTATTTTTGCAAATCTAAGCAAATATTTAGGAAAGATTCTGGAATCTTCCGATTTTAACCCCGCTTAAAAAAGAATCGACTGATTGACGATTCAGGATTGCTCCCGCCGATTCATTTTTAATTTACGATCGGAATAAACTGTGTTTATTCAAGGATGTTTTGCCGGAGTCAGAATACATCTGTTTTAAACCGGACAAAGCAAAACTAACTGTTCGGATCGAGAGACAGAATCGTAAATCGTCAATCAAAAACTCATTCATATTTCCGGACCACTTCTTCCAATTGTTCCGAAGGCATTTCGCCACTTTGCCGCCATACCTGATCCCCGTCATAAAATAACAGGAATGTCGGTACAGATTGTATTCGGTAATATTCCAACAACCTCGCATTCTGCGGGGCATCGATATCATACCTTTCTACGATCAGGTGTTCACTGTTTTCTTTTTCCAAAGCATCCAAAATCGGTCGCATTCGTTGACAATGAGGACACCAATTCGCATAGAATTGAACTAAAACCGGTTTTTTCCCCTTTAGGATTCCATTTAACCTGACCATTTCTACCTCTCTGTTAACAATCATCCTTCTCAAATTTCAACTCTCCCTTCGTCTATTATTTCCCATTTCTCTTTTATTTCTACTGATACCCGGATAGTACTCTCCGTCTCAAAAAGAATACTCATACGTACGATCTGCCCCGGACGAAAAAGCAAACGGTTATCATTAATGACGAATTGACTTACTTTCTCAGCACCTTTCAATTTCACATCAACGACAGCCGGATGATCTTTATAAGTCGGGAAGGTGTTTACGCCGACCCAATAAT
It encodes the following:
- a CDS encoding thioredoxin family protein, translating into MIVNREVEMVRLNGILKGKKPVLVQFYANWCPHCQRMRPILDALEKENSEHLIVERYDIDAPQNARLLEYYRIQSVPTFLLFYDGDQVWRQSGEMPSEQLEEVVRKYE
- a CDS encoding response regulator transcription factor, which gives rise to MKVLVIEDEDSLRGTIVRSLEKERFIAEWAADYRTAMEKLNDYDYDCVLLDIMLPDGNGLALLEELKKMRKKESVIIISAKDSIEDKVTGLDLGADDYLAKPFHLAELHARVKSVIRRKQNDGDVSIVLENLHVFPDRHIVFVNDAELVLNRKEFDLLYYFVTNPDRLIHKEALAEAVWGDCIDQADSFDFIYSQVKNLRKKMKTAGALPEIKAVYGFGYKMNTKGD